In the Alkaliphilus oremlandii OhILAs genome, one interval contains:
- the nhaC gene encoding Na+/H+ antiporter NhaC, producing the protein METKKQATLLHALIPIVVLVASLFVAITKFEADPHIPIIVAIAVASLVAIISLGYKWDEIETGAIETIQMSMQAILILMVIGSVIGTWILSGTVPTMIYYGLKVLSPGIFLVATTLICSIVALATGSSWTTAGTVGVALIGVGQGLGIPSAIVAGAIVSGAYFGDKMSPLSDTTNLAPAMAGTTLFEHIRHMFYTTVPSLLISLVLYGIIGAKYAGATLDTANIDIILEGISANFNVSPLLLLPPVIVIILVVLKVPALPGLLAGTALGGIFAMIFQGSGLGDVINAAHYGFEIESGVEMVDELLNRGGLDSMMWTVSLILLAMVFGGIMERTGMLGSIGNAILKFANNTGSLILATILTSLAVNILAADQYLSIVIPGRMYKDVYRDRGIHPKVLSRTLEDAGTLTSALIPWNTCGAFMQSALLVSPLAFAPYAFLNWINPLVAILYGYIGFSITKIDKDGNELDKNGKVVVTSK; encoded by the coding sequence ATGGAAACGAAAAAGCAAGCCACGCTTTTACACGCACTCATTCCTATTGTTGTACTTGTAGCATCTCTATTTGTAGCAATCACAAAGTTTGAAGCGGATCCTCACATTCCTATCATCGTTGCTATTGCAGTTGCTTCTTTAGTAGCGATTATATCCTTAGGTTATAAATGGGATGAAATAGAGACTGGTGCTATTGAAACAATTCAAATGTCCATGCAGGCTATCTTAATATTGATGGTCATCGGTAGTGTTATCGGAACATGGATACTGAGTGGTACCGTTCCTACAATGATTTATTATGGATTAAAAGTTCTATCTCCTGGTATTTTCCTAGTAGCTACAACGCTGATCTGTTCTATCGTTGCCTTAGCCACAGGTAGCTCTTGGACTACTGCTGGTACAGTAGGGGTTGCTCTAATCGGTGTTGGACAGGGTTTAGGTATTCCGTCTGCCATTGTAGCCGGTGCAATCGTTTCCGGTGCATATTTTGGAGATAAAATGTCACCTCTTTCAGATACAACGAACCTAGCTCCAGCAATGGCTGGTACAACATTATTTGAACATATTAGACATATGTTCTATACAACAGTTCCAAGTTTATTGATTTCCTTAGTTTTATACGGTATTATCGGCGCAAAATATGCAGGCGCAACTTTAGACACAGCAAATATCGATATTATCTTAGAAGGAATCTCAGCAAACTTCAATGTTTCACCCTTATTACTGCTACCTCCTGTTATCGTTATTATCTTAGTAGTTCTTAAGGTTCCTGCACTTCCTGGATTACTTGCTGGTACTGCTTTAGGTGGTATATTCGCAATGATATTCCAAGGCTCCGGCTTAGGAGACGTGATCAATGCTGCACACTACGGATTTGAAATCGAGAGTGGCGTTGAAATGGTTGACGAACTCTTAAATCGTGGTGGATTAGACTCCATGATGTGGACTGTTTCATTAATCCTATTAGCCATGGTCTTCGGTGGCATTATGGAAAGAACAGGTATGCTTGGATCCATCGGAAATGCAATATTAAAATTCGCAAACAATACAGGTTCTTTAATATTAGCAACAATTTTAACAAGCCTTGCGGTTAATATCCTTGCTGCCGACCAATATCTATCGATCGTAATCCCTGGTAGAATGTACAAGGATGTTTACAGAGACAGAGGAATTCACCCTAAGGTTTTATCTAGAACATTAGAAGATGCTGGTACATTAACATCTGCTTTAATCCCTTGGAATACTTGTGGAGCGTTTATGCAAAGTGCCCTGTTAGTTTCACCATTAG
- the nuoE gene encoding NADH-quinone oxidoreductase subunit NuoE: MSCCEGKSRKLAMEISAQDEDKLKSILSKYEGKKGSLISILQDVQEYYNYLPMDALNYISVETGIKPAKIHGVATFYTQFRLKPVGEKLIMLCQGTACHVNGSKAVEEAIKEELHIQDGETTEDNLFTLINVACLGCCSLSPVMMINDDTYGNLTPEKVKSIIREIKSAQ, from the coding sequence ATGAGTTGTTGTGAGGGAAAAAGTAGGAAGTTAGCAATGGAGATATCAGCACAGGATGAGGACAAACTAAAGAGCATTTTAAGCAAATATGAGGGCAAAAAAGGTAGTTTGATTAGTATTTTACAAGATGTTCAGGAATATTATAACTATTTACCGATGGATGCCTTGAACTATATATCTGTGGAAACTGGTATTAAACCAGCTAAGATCCACGGTGTCGCTACATTCTATACTCAATTTAGACTAAAACCAGTAGGGGAAAAATTGATAATGCTTTGTCAAGGAACAGCTTGTCACGTAAATGGATCCAAGGCTGTAGAGGAGGCAATTAAGGAAGAACTCCATATTCAAGATGGTGAAACTACAGAAGATAACCTCTTTACATTAATCAATGTTGCGTGCTTAGGATGTTGCAGCCTGTCTCCGGTGATGATGATCAATGACGATACCTATGGGAATCTGACACCGGAAAAGGTGAAAAGTATTATCAGAGAAATTAAATCTGCGCAATAG
- a CDS encoding NADH-quinone oxidoreductase subunit NuoF, giving the protein MKIIVGQGSCGIAAGANKVYSVLKEQIEHRNLDIELKSTGCIGMCYLEPIVDLIDENGHKETFVKVDGDMANAIVAAIAERQGNSSTIEEVDREILSKQKRVALKNCGIIDPENIDEYIATGGYEAMKKCLETMTPEDVIEEIKISGLKGRGGAGFPTWFKWNAAKQSPGSVKYVVCNADEGDPGAFMDRSVLEGDPHNLIEGMIINGYAIGANEGIIYVRAEYPLAINRLNHAIEEARSRGYLGKNILGLDKFDFDLRIKAGAGAFVCGEETALIESLQGERGMPRLKPPFPAQRGYWDKPTNINNVETFANVAWIINNGGAAFGHMGTENSKGTKVFALTGKIKKGGLVEVPMGITLRDIVYDIGGGIKGDKEFKAVQMGGPSGGCIPAELLDTSVDYESIAKIGAIMGSGGMVVMDETTCMVDMARFFLDFTRKESCGKCIHCRIGTKRMLEILTRICEGEGKEGDIELLEDLGEKIKEGSLCGLGQTAPNPVLSTIRYFREEYESHIHRKKCPAKQCRNLLEYNILDEKCIGCGLCRRNCPVEAISGETKKVHSINQELCIQCGKCYEVCKFGAVIVD; this is encoded by the coding sequence ATGAAAATCATTGTGGGTCAAGGTAGCTGCGGTATCGCTGCTGGTGCCAATAAAGTATATTCTGTTTTAAAAGAACAAATAGAGCATAGAAACCTAGATATTGAGTTGAAATCAACGGGTTGTATCGGAATGTGTTATTTAGAGCCGATTGTAGATCTGATTGACGAAAATGGACATAAAGAGACCTTTGTAAAAGTAGACGGAGACATGGCAAATGCAATTGTTGCTGCAATCGCAGAACGACAAGGGAATTCATCTACAATCGAGGAAGTAGATCGAGAGATTTTATCGAAGCAAAAAAGAGTGGCTTTGAAAAACTGTGGCATTATTGATCCAGAAAATATAGACGAATACATTGCCACTGGTGGATATGAAGCGATGAAAAAGTGCTTAGAGACCATGACACCAGAAGATGTCATCGAAGAAATTAAGATTTCTGGCTTAAAAGGAAGGGGAGGCGCTGGATTCCCAACATGGTTTAAGTGGAATGCAGCAAAGCAATCGCCAGGAAGCGTGAAGTATGTAGTGTGCAACGCGGACGAGGGAGACCCTGGTGCCTTCATGGATCGAAGCGTATTGGAGGGAGATCCTCATAATTTAATAGAGGGTATGATCATCAATGGATATGCCATTGGGGCAAATGAAGGAATTATTTATGTAAGAGCGGAATATCCTCTTGCTATAAATCGATTGAACCATGCTATAGAAGAAGCGAGAAGCAGGGGATATCTAGGAAAGAATATTTTAGGACTGGATAAATTTGACTTTGATTTGAGGATTAAAGCAGGAGCAGGCGCATTTGTCTGTGGAGAAGAAACGGCATTGATTGAATCCTTACAGGGCGAAAGAGGGATGCCGAGGCTGAAGCCGCCATTTCCAGCACAGAGAGGCTATTGGGATAAGCCTACAAATATTAATAATGTTGAAACCTTCGCCAATGTTGCTTGGATTATCAACAATGGTGGTGCTGCATTTGGTCACATGGGAACAGAGAATAGCAAAGGAACCAAGGTTTTTGCATTGACTGGAAAGATAAAAAAAGGCGGATTGGTTGAGGTTCCTATGGGAATCACTTTAAGAGATATCGTATACGATATCGGTGGCGGGATTAAAGGGGATAAAGAGTTTAAGGCTGTGCAAATGGGTGGACCATCCGGTGGCTGTATACCAGCAGAGCTTTTGGATACATCGGTGGACTATGAGTCCATTGCTAAAATAGGTGCCATCATGGGTTCCGGTGGTATGGTCGTTATGGACGAAACCACTTGCATGGTGGATATGGCAAGGTTTTTCCTAGATTTTACACGGAAGGAATCCTGCGGAAAATGCATTCATTGTAGAATTGGGACAAAAAGGATGCTGGAAATATTAACTAGAATTTGTGAAGGTGAAGGAAAAGAGGGCGATATCGAACTCTTAGAAGACCTTGGAGAAAAAATAAAAGAGGGCTCCCTATGTGGATTAGGTCAAACGGCTCCCAATCCAGTACTGAGCACAATTCGATACTTTAGAGAGGAATATGAAAGTCATATTCACCGTAAAAAGTGTCCTGCAAAGCAATGCAGAAACTTATTGGAATACAATATCTTAGATGAAAAATGTATCGGTTGTGGGCTTTGTAGGCGGAACTGTCCTGTGGAAGCGATTTCAGGAGAAACTAAAAAGGTGCATTCCATCAACCAAGAGCTATGTATTCAATGTGGTAAATGCTATGAAGTTTGTAAGTTTGGCGCAGTAATTGTTGACTAA
- a CDS encoding molybdopterin-dependent oxidoreductase, translating into MPNIRMNINGIEVMGHKGQTILEVAKANDIEIPTLCYDEKVKVYGSCGLCVVEVEGIPKLLKACATEISDHMIIRTNTTRVKESRKIALELLLSDHVGDCRPPCVLACPGGTDCQGYVGLIGNGQYREAVELIKEKLPLPASIGRVCPHPCETACRRQALDEPISIAWLKSFVADIDLKNPNVFIPELKPATGKSVAIIGGGPSGLTAAYYLAVAGHKPVIYEGMPELGGMLRYGIPQYRLPKEVLDQEIDIIRQMGAEMITNTKIGRDVQLDYLREKHDAVYVAIGAWNSTKLNCPGEDLEGVIGGIDFLRKVTLNEPIKTGERIAVVGGGNTAMDACRTAVRLGAKEVYNIYRRTKEEMPAEDIEILEAEEEGVIFKFLVNPIEIIGEDGKVTKIRLQKMKLGEPDERGRRRPIPIEGEEETIEVDCVIAAIGQQVDVTGLEEIELTKWGTICADENSYRTNLPDVFAGGDGTNNGPDIAIAAIGEGKRAADVMCRYLEGKMIPYEKPFYVTRDQVPVEEFAHRKRENRPAMAHLSPEERRRNFEEIVAGYTEEAAKKDAMRCLECGCHDVFECKLLDYSNEYKVEPERLYGEMHYRMEDDGHPFIVRNSDKCILCGLCVRVCDEVIGATALGLIDRGFDTIVKPPFNQKLKETDCISCGQCISICPTGALGERLAIEKPVPVTLESTATVCSHCSVGCKVDLNTKGNLLIRALPKKETPLGDELLCVKGRFGFDMTKAGTRITKPLIRKNGKLEEASWDEALLYTAKKTQSIGALYGSSAIGISVSDRYTNEEIYLISKLGKDVFKTENIGSFNGKSGGIGEVFGYDASPNTFDELVNTDTILLVGTNIMDHNTVAGLKIKKAVEQGAKLIVISPNKSKIDAYAQVKATPKNDIVFLKEILKAMIESGFVAGQQNCENFEALKKSLAGIAISPQAADIAQIYGHSKKAMIVFEEKTITSDAAAILGNLAAISGHIGKPRSGMIQLKQNSNSQGLKDMGIEKGYEELENSLENKTVKALLVFGEDLSQVDFGTLDFLMVQDTHLTETAKKADVVLPAVGFAESRGTYTNTERRIQRLNKAIAPLVAYENWEIVEKLAEILDQSFQYRNLEEIQLDMEKAIPEYFGLSRVEGTEVFWPINNSRVLYGNGFNFADGKARLKVVEGGPLFVADINTNHLTNSFVEYLKKEELM; encoded by the coding sequence ATGCCAAATATTAGGATGAATATAAATGGTATAGAAGTAATGGGACACAAGGGGCAGACAATTTTAGAAGTAGCAAAGGCAAATGATATTGAGATTCCCACACTTTGCTATGATGAAAAAGTAAAGGTATACGGTTCTTGCGGTCTTTGCGTCGTTGAAGTAGAAGGAATTCCAAAGCTGCTAAAGGCCTGTGCCACAGAAATTTCAGATCATATGATCATTCGAACCAATACCACTCGAGTGAAGGAATCTAGAAAAATAGCATTGGAGCTGCTGCTATCCGACCACGTGGGTGATTGTAGACCGCCATGTGTTCTCGCTTGTCCTGGTGGAACGGATTGTCAGGGATATGTGGGTTTAATCGGGAATGGACAATATCGAGAGGCTGTAGAGTTGATCAAAGAAAAATTACCGCTGCCAGCCAGTATCGGTAGAGTTTGTCCCCATCCCTGCGAAACTGCCTGCAGACGTCAAGCTTTAGATGAGCCAATTTCCATTGCTTGGTTAAAAAGCTTTGTAGCGGATATTGACTTAAAAAATCCCAATGTATTTATACCAGAGTTAAAACCTGCCACAGGTAAAAGTGTGGCCATTATAGGGGGCGGTCCAAGTGGACTTACAGCAGCATACTATCTAGCGGTAGCGGGACATAAGCCGGTAATCTATGAAGGAATGCCAGAGCTTGGGGGTATGCTTCGATATGGAATTCCACAATATCGACTGCCGAAGGAAGTTCTAGACCAAGAAATCGATATCATCCGGCAGATGGGTGCTGAAATGATAACGAATACAAAGATTGGAAGAGATGTGCAGCTGGACTATTTAAGAGAAAAGCACGATGCGGTGTATGTTGCCATTGGGGCGTGGAATAGTACGAAGCTGAATTGCCCAGGGGAAGACCTTGAAGGTGTCATTGGTGGAATCGACTTCTTGAGAAAGGTCACCTTGAATGAGCCGATCAAAACAGGAGAGCGAATCGCCGTGGTCGGTGGCGGTAACACAGCCATGGACGCTTGCAGAACCGCCGTAAGGTTAGGGGCAAAGGAAGTTTATAATATCTATAGAAGAACGAAGGAAGAAATGCCGGCGGAGGATATCGAAATTCTAGAGGCAGAAGAAGAAGGCGTCATCTTTAAATTCCTAGTCAATCCTATTGAGATTATAGGTGAGGATGGAAAGGTAACGAAAATAAGACTTCAAAAGATGAAGCTTGGAGAGCCGGACGAAAGAGGAAGAAGACGGCCGATTCCGATAGAGGGTGAAGAAGAGACCATCGAAGTAGACTGCGTCATTGCTGCCATTGGTCAGCAGGTAGATGTCACCGGCCTAGAGGAAATCGAATTGACAAAATGGGGTACCATCTGTGCCGATGAAAATTCCTATCGGACGAATTTACCCGATGTATTTGCAGGTGGAGATGGGACTAACAATGGACCGGATATTGCCATTGCGGCCATTGGAGAAGGTAAAAGGGCTGCGGATGTGATGTGCCGATATTTAGAAGGCAAAATGATTCCTTACGAAAAACCATTCTATGTAACCAGGGATCAGGTGCCTGTAGAGGAGTTTGCTCATAGAAAGAGAGAAAACAGACCTGCGATGGCCCATTTATCCCCAGAGGAAAGAAGAAGAAACTTTGAGGAAATCGTTGCAGGATATACAGAGGAAGCCGCTAAGAAGGATGCCATGAGATGTTTAGAATGCGGCTGTCACGATGTATTTGAATGTAAGCTCTTAGATTATTCCAATGAATATAAGGTAGAGCCAGAAAGGCTCTATGGTGAGATGCACTATCGTATGGAGGATGACGGTCATCCGTTCATTGTGAGGAATTCAGATAAATGTATCCTATGTGGACTTTGTGTTCGTGTTTGTGATGAGGTTATAGGCGCCACTGCCCTTGGTCTGATTGATAGAGGATTTGATACCATCGTAAAACCACCCTTCAACCAGAAGCTGAAGGAAACAGATTGTATCAGCTGTGGCCAATGCATCAGCATATGCCCAACGGGAGCACTTGGTGAAAGATTGGCCATCGAAAAGCCAGTACCAGTTACCCTTGAAAGCACAGCTACTGTATGCTCCCATTGTAGCGTAGGTTGTAAGGTGGATTTAAACACCAAGGGAAATCTATTGATTAGAGCCCTACCGAAAAAAGAAACTCCTTTGGGAGATGAGCTTCTTTGTGTAAAAGGACGTTTTGGCTTTGACATGACGAAGGCAGGCACAAGAATAACGAAGCCTCTCATCAGAAAAAATGGGAAGCTAGAAGAAGCTAGCTGGGATGAAGCCCTGCTTTACACAGCAAAGAAGACCCAAAGCATCGGTGCTTTATATGGAAGCAGTGCCATCGGTATTTCTGTATCCGACCGATATACCAACGAAGAGATTTATTTAATATCCAAGCTTGGTAAAGATGTATTTAAAACTGAAAATATCGGATCCTTTAACGGCAAATCTGGTGGTATTGGAGAGGTTTTCGGTTACGATGCATCGCCGAATACCTTCGACGAGCTGGTGAATACCGATACCATTCTATTGGTTGGTACAAATATTATGGACCACAACACTGTAGCAGGACTGAAAATTAAAAAGGCTGTGGAGCAAGGGGCAAAATTAATCGTCATCAGTCCGAACAAGAGTAAAATTGACGCCTATGCACAGGTGAAGGCAACGCCTAAAAACGATATTGTCTTCTTAAAGGAAATTCTAAAGGCGATGATTGAAAGTGGATTCGTAGCAGGACAGCAGAATTGTGAAAACTTTGAAGCATTGAAGAAAAGTTTAGCTGGTATTGCCATTAGTCCGCAGGCTGCTGATATTGCTCAGATCTATGGTCATTCTAAGAAAGCAATGATTGTATTTGAAGAAAAGACCATCACTTCCGATGCAGCTGCAATTCTAGGGAATTTAGCAGCCATCAGTGGGCATATCGGAAAGCCTCGCAGTGGTATGATTCAATTAAAGCAAAATAGCAACAGCCAAGGGTTGAAGGATATGGGAATTGAGAAGGGGTATGAGGAACTGGAGAATTCTCTAGAAAATAAAACGGTGAAGGCTTTGTTGGTATTTGGAGAAGATCTATCACAGGTGGATTTCGGAACATTGGACTTCTTGATGGTTCAGGATACGCACCTTACAGAAACTGCAAAGAAAGCGGATGTGGTTCTTCCGGCAGTAGGCTTTGCAGAATCTCGTGGCACCTATACCAATACAGAAAGAAGAATCCAACGGTTAAATAAGGCCATTGCACCTCTGGTAGCATATGAAAACTGGGAGATCGTAGAGAAACTTGCAGAGATACTGGATCAGAGCTTCCAATACAGAAACCTGGAGGAAATCCAGCTGGATATGGAAAAAGCAATCCCAGAATACTTTGGACTCAGCAGGGTGGAAGGAACGGAGGTATTTTGGCCAATCAACAATAGTAGAGTACTCTATGGCAATGGATTTAACTTTGCAGATGGGAAAGCAAGATTAAAGGTTGTGGAAGGTGGTCCATTATTTGTAGCGGATATCAATACGAACCATCTAACCAATTCTTTTGTAGAATATTTAAAGAAAGAGGAATTGATGTAA
- a CDS encoding leucyl aminopeptidase: MKIQVMKDQIKEIMADAIVIGIYEGTKSLNDNLKSMDLQLDGIITEMISSEAFKGKEGETLVIYSLGRIPAKKIMLLGLGKETDLKEDTIRRLTAKVVREAEAMKAKVVAMTAIGLDRGIAPELVGQCMMEGADLAAYKFDKYKTTDRNSGEGVQELYLLNEEESINKDLEKGFQTGAKLAQGTIIARNLVNEPSNVLTPTAMADKAIEIANNHGLEISILEKEDMEKLGMGSFLGVTKGSEEPPKLIAIKYFGNKEDEEIIGLVGKGLTFDSGGISLKPGAGMDAMKSDMGGAAAVLGAMDVIGALKPKVNVIAIVGACENMPSGKAYKPGDILTSMNGKTIEILNTDAEGRLVLIDCITYALKQGATRIVDLATLTGACIVALGHVTTALVSNDDDFVQQMYLAAERAGEKVWQLPSFPEYKELIKSDIADLKNVGDKGAGTITAGLFLGEFVEGRPWIHMDIAGTAMALGTKGYYAKGGSGVGVRTLYHLVKSMEK, encoded by the coding sequence ATGAAAATTCAAGTAATGAAAGATCAGATTAAAGAAATCATGGCAGATGCAATCGTCATCGGCATTTATGAAGGAACAAAAAGTCTCAACGATAATCTAAAAAGTATGGATCTGCAATTAGATGGTATTATTACTGAAATGATCAGCTCAGAAGCATTTAAAGGAAAAGAAGGAGAGACGCTGGTTATATATAGCCTAGGAAGAATTCCTGCGAAGAAAATAATGCTCTTGGGTCTTGGTAAAGAAACAGATTTGAAAGAGGATACGATAAGAAGATTAACTGCAAAGGTTGTTAGAGAAGCAGAAGCAATGAAAGCAAAAGTAGTTGCTATGACAGCCATCGGCCTAGATCGAGGCATTGCACCGGAGCTTGTCGGACAATGTATGATGGAAGGCGCAGATCTTGCAGCTTATAAGTTTGATAAGTACAAAACTACGGATAGAAATAGCGGTGAAGGAGTCCAGGAGCTCTATCTATTAAACGAAGAGGAATCCATTAACAAGGACTTAGAAAAAGGGTTTCAAACAGGAGCAAAATTAGCACAAGGTACGATTATCGCCCGTAATCTCGTCAATGAGCCAAGTAATGTGCTAACGCCTACAGCAATGGCAGACAAGGCCATAGAAATAGCCAATAACCATGGACTTGAAATCAGCATATTGGAAAAAGAGGATATGGAGAAATTAGGAATGGGAAGCTTCTTGGGCGTAACGAAAGGAAGCGAAGAACCTCCGAAATTAATCGCAATCAAATATTTTGGTAACAAAGAGGATGAAGAAATCATAGGATTGGTAGGAAAAGGATTAACTTTTGACTCCGGTGGGATTTCATTAAAGCCTGGTGCAGGAATGGATGCAATGAAAAGTGACATGGGTGGTGCCGCAGCAGTATTGGGTGCCATGGATGTAATCGGAGCCTTAAAGCCAAAGGTGAATGTAATCGCCATCGTAGGCGCTTGCGAAAATATGCCTTCTGGAAAAGCATATAAACCGGGTGATATTCTAACCTCCATGAATGGTAAAACAATAGAGATATTAAATACAGATGCAGAAGGAAGATTAGTCCTTATCGATTGTATCACCTATGCATTGAAGCAAGGTGCTACAAGGATCGTAGACTTAGCAACATTGACTGGTGCTTGCATCGTTGCTCTTGGACACGTAACAACAGCTCTCGTTTCTAATGATGATGATTTTGTCCAGCAAATGTATCTGGCTGCTGAAAGAGCAGGGGAAAAAGTATGGCAGTTACCATCCTTCCCAGAATACAAAGAGTTGATCAAAAGCGATATAGCAGATCTTAAAAATGTTGGTGACAAAGGTGCAGGAACTATTACAGCAGGATTATTCCTAGGGGAATTCGTAGAGGGTCGTCCGTGGATTCATATGGATATTGCAGGAACAGCTATGGCCTTAGGTACAAAAGGATACTATGCCAAGGGTGGATCTGGTGTAGGTGTAAGAACCTTATATCATTTAGTAAAATCCATGGAGAAATAA
- a CDS encoding N-acetylmuramoyl-L-alanine amidase encodes MYEEDKKIYINIYDKGQDKIVTKELEEMVKVLLAWSVPISFHMEALKAQSIIIRTNLVREMKVYGGYGCKENKEADISSAYFKEALPLENYKELWEGNYEGYLEKLGVAVEETEGSVILFNNKPIDARTHLVCGGSTENSEGVEGNVVQYLRKVLCAHCQGSPYFINHKDIPLQEVEKKLGVKLTRDDVLNAASIDDIIDDVVRDEDGRVIKIKIGGKEFKGKEVMDKLKISSTRFSWRPELIRFFTLGEGDGLGLCQYGSNTMACSGRTAEEILKYYYTGVEIKKIKNPSIHKPLKDRILVIDPGHGGEESDDYTGMQGLREKDVNLSIALYLKEELKNLGATVYLTRETDEMVHLNDRAIMANDIAPDFFISIHQNYFSHPSKSGTEIYYFRGDGRAKALGREIMIALNEDLKTLDKGIKQADFFLLRQVMVSSIHLETAYISNPVEEKMLMEEENRKKAAKAIAKGIVHFYRYL; translated from the coding sequence TTGTATGAGGAAGATAAGAAAATATATATAAATATATATGACAAAGGCCAAGATAAAATCGTTACGAAAGAATTAGAAGAAATGGTAAAGGTACTGTTGGCATGGAGCGTTCCCATAAGTTTTCATATGGAGGCACTGAAGGCTCAAAGTATTATTATAAGAACAAATTTAGTCCGAGAAATGAAGGTCTATGGCGGCTATGGATGTAAAGAAAATAAGGAGGCAGATATTTCATCGGCGTATTTTAAGGAAGCATTGCCCTTAGAAAATTATAAAGAGTTGTGGGAGGGCAATTATGAAGGATATCTTGAGAAGCTAGGGGTGGCTGTTGAGGAGACGGAAGGTTCTGTGATTTTATTCAACAATAAGCCCATTGATGCAAGGACACATTTGGTTTGTGGCGGTTCCACAGAAAATAGTGAGGGTGTGGAAGGCAATGTGGTTCAGTATTTGAGAAAGGTTCTTTGTGCTCATTGTCAAGGTAGCCCCTACTTTATCAATCATAAGGATATTCCATTGCAGGAGGTAGAAAAAAAGCTGGGTGTAAAACTGACGAGGGATGATGTACTCAATGCTGCCAGTATAGATGATATTATCGACGATGTGGTTCGGGATGAAGATGGTAGAGTGATCAAGATAAAAATCGGGGGTAAGGAATTTAAAGGAAAGGAAGTCATGGATAAGTTAAAAATAAGCTCTACTCGATTCAGCTGGCGGCCAGAACTGATTAGATTCTTTACCTTAGGGGAAGGGGATGGATTGGGACTTTGTCAGTATGGATCAAATACAATGGCCTGTAGCGGCAGGACTGCGGAAGAAATATTGAAATACTACTACACTGGGGTAGAAATAAAGAAAATAAAAAACCCAAGCATCCATAAGCCGTTAAAGGATCGGATATTGGTCATCGATCCAGGACATGGCGGTGAAGAAAGCGATGACTATACCGGAATGCAGGGTTTGAGGGAAAAAGATGTGAATTTATCCATTGCTTTATATTTAAAGGAAGAGCTTAAAAACTTGGGCGCTACAGTTTATCTAACGAGGGAAACGGATGAGATGGTACATTTAAATGATAGAGCAATCATGGCAAACGATATTGCGCCAGATTTTTTTATTAGTATCCATCAAAATTATTTTAGCCATCCTTCTAAGTCTGGAACGGAGATCTACTATTTCAGAGGGGATGGCAGAGCAAAAGCGCTGGGTAGAGAAATAATGATTGCGCTCAACGAAGATCTAAAAACTTTAGATAAAGGCATAAAGCAGGCAGACTTTTTTCTTTTAAGGCAGGTAATGGTCAGTTCTATTCATTTAGAAACAGCCTATATTTCCAATCCTGTAGAAGAAAAGATGCTGATGGAAGAGGAGAATAGAAAAAAAGCGGCAAAGGCAATTGCCAAGGGCATTGTTCATTTTTATAGATATCTATAG
- a CDS encoding Veg family protein has protein sequence MASRNPLDGKNQLQEIRKNIEGYVGQKIVLKANKGRKKTTVREGILEETYPSIFIVRIDGKFDDSVRRVSYSYSDILTETVEITICNDGEETRVS, from the coding sequence TTGGCGAGCAGAAATCCACTTGATGGAAAGAACCAATTACAAGAGATTCGAAAAAACATCGAAGGATATGTTGGACAGAAGATTGTTCTAAAGGCTAATAAAGGAAGAAAAAAGACCACCGTTCGTGAAGGAATTCTAGAGGAAACATATCCGAGTATTTTTATTGTAAGGATTGATGGAAAGTTTGACGATAGTGTTCGAAGAGTTTCTTATAGTTATTCGGACATCCTTACAGAGACTGTTGAGATTACAATATGTAATGACGGCGAGGAGACAAGAGTTAGTTAA
- a CDS encoding GIY-YIG nuclease family protein: MVIAMNYVYILECSDRSLYTGWTNDLVKRLKAHGEGKGGKYTRAKLPVKLVYFEEYEDKIEAQKREYEIKQKKRDWKLQLIERGSALEKFK; encoded by the coding sequence ATGGTGATTGCAATGAATTATGTGTATATATTAGAATGTTCCGATCGCAGTTTATATACAGGATGGACCAACGATTTGGTAAAAAGACTGAAGGCTCACGGTGAGGGGAAGGGCGGCAAGTATACGAGAGCAAAGCTGCCTGTAAAGTTGGTGTACTTTGAGGAATATGAAGACAAAATTGAAGCACAAAAGAGGGAGTACGAAATTAAACAAAAAAAGCGAGACTGGAAGCTACAGCTTATAGAAAGAGGTTCAGCCCTAGAAAAGTTTAAATAA